The Oceanispirochaeta sp. M1 genome has a window encoding:
- a CDS encoding helix-turn-helix domain-containing protein yields the protein MYEKHHLMGKEFFKPNEIKIKILHRDPQPEYPIHTHDFSELVLVLNGQGTHFTRKNTFQVGRGDLFVINGDRAHGYKDLKNLKLINILFDLKRLHFPDYDIHKSPGFHTLFTIEPLMREDSKFSSRLKLTETQIGEIKEFILKMEKEQTLQKEGYSYLTAALFMQMITYISRIYSENSQWDKSNLYTLGETISFMENNLDRTVNIKELLKISHMSESSLLRAFKKITGTSPLDYHLKKRMDNACSQLRNSDTAITMLAYDLGFTDSNYFSRLFKKIIGETPRDYRTKYKKNISITS from the coding sequence ATGTATGAAAAACACCATCTTATGGGAAAAGAGTTCTTCAAACCCAATGAGATCAAGATAAAAATCCTTCACAGAGATCCTCAGCCCGAGTATCCTATCCACACTCATGATTTCTCTGAACTTGTTTTAGTACTAAATGGTCAGGGGACTCACTTCACCCGGAAAAATACATTTCAGGTGGGGAGAGGAGATCTGTTTGTAATAAATGGAGACCGGGCACATGGTTATAAAGATCTGAAAAATCTTAAATTGATTAATATCCTTTTTGATCTTAAAAGACTGCATTTTCCGGATTATGATATCCACAAGTCTCCCGGTTTTCACACACTCTTTACCATTGAACCCCTGATGAGAGAGGATTCAAAATTCTCAAGCCGCCTCAAGCTCACTGAGACTCAGATAGGGGAGATCAAAGAATTCATTTTAAAAATGGAAAAAGAACAGACCCTGCAAAAGGAGGGATACAGTTATCTGACGGCAGCGCTGTTTATGCAGATGATCACCTACATATCCCGAATTTACTCTGAGAATTCTCAATGGGATAAATCAAATCTATATACTCTGGGTGAAACTATCAGCTTTATGGAAAACAACCTGGACAGAACTGTAAACATAAAAGAACTGCTGAAGATCTCTCATATGTCGGAAAGCAGCCTTTTAAGGGCCTTTAAAAAAATAACCGGAACATCTCCCCTGGATTACCACCTGAAAAAACGGATGGACAATGCCTGCTCACAATTAAGAAATTCAGACACAGCCATTACAATGCTGGCTTATGATCTTGGGTTTACCGACAGTAATTATTTCTCCAGGTTATTTAAAAAAATAATTGGAGAAACTCCAAGAGATTACAGAACTAAATATAAAAAAAACATCAGTATAACGAGTTGA
- a CDS encoding L-rhamnose isomerase codes for MSQIYDYAKEQYAELGVDVDTALAKLKNIPLSVHCWQGDDVGGFETPDSTLSGGGIQVTGNYPGKAGNPDELKKDLEKMYSLLPGRHRLNLHAIYGDFHGKKIDRDQIEPKHFQSWVDWGRENGVKLDFNATCFSHPMAESGFTLSSKDKDVREFWIDHVNRARDITAFFGKEQGSPSVHNLWIPDGAKDNVVCRMDHRTILKETLDKIYSHELNDKEIRDAVECKLFGIGSESFVVGSHEFYMGYALTRNKLLCMDMGHFHPTESIADKISSVYQYLDEVLLHVSRPVRWDSDHVVNLNDDIYALMQELVRSGKINNTYIGLDFFDGTLNRIGAWAVGARASLKGLLYALLEPYSRLKAFEEDGNNFGRMALLEESKTKPFGIIWDYYCQESGTITDRELIADVMAYEKSELSGRQ; via the coding sequence ATGAGTCAGATATATGATTATGCAAAAGAACAATATGCGGAACTGGGTGTTGATGTAGACACAGCACTGGCAAAATTAAAGAATATTCCTTTGTCAGTCCATTGCTGGCAGGGAGACGATGTCGGAGGATTTGAAACTCCTGATTCTACTCTCTCCGGCGGGGGAATTCAGGTAACTGGCAACTATCCCGGTAAAGCAGGAAATCCTGATGAGCTCAAAAAAGACCTTGAGAAAATGTACAGTCTTCTTCCAGGAAGACACAGACTGAATCTTCATGCTATTTATGGAGACTTTCATGGTAAAAAAATAGATAGAGATCAGATAGAACCTAAGCATTTTCAGTCCTGGGTGGATTGGGGACGTGAAAACGGAGTTAAGCTGGATTTCAATGCCACCTGCTTCTCCCACCCTATGGCCGAAAGCGGTTTTACCTTAAGCAGCAAAGATAAAGATGTAAGAGAATTCTGGATCGATCATGTTAACAGGGCCCGTGACATTACAGCCTTTTTCGGGAAAGAGCAGGGATCTCCCTCGGTTCACAATCTTTGGATTCCCGATGGAGCCAAGGACAATGTCGTCTGCCGTATGGATCACAGAACCATTCTTAAGGAAACATTAGACAAAATATATTCACATGAACTTAATGATAAAGAGATCAGGGATGCAGTTGAATGCAAGCTGTTCGGAATCGGCAGTGAATCCTTTGTTGTAGGATCTCATGAGTTCTATATGGGTTATGCCCTTACCAGAAACAAGCTTCTCTGTATGGATATGGGACACTTTCATCCCACCGAATCCATAGCCGACAAAATCTCATCGGTATACCAGTATCTTGATGAGGTTCTCCTTCATGTTTCCAGACCCGTAAGATGGGATTCTGATCATGTTGTAAATCTTAATGATGATATCTATGCCCTGATGCAGGAACTTGTCCGTTCCGGGAAAATCAATAATACATATATCGGTCTCGATTTCTTTGACGGTACTTTAAATAGAATCGGAGCCTGGGCAGTGGGTGCGAGAGCCTCACTGAAAGGCCTGCTATATGCTCTTCTTGAGCCATATTCCCGGCTTAAAGCCTTTGAAGAGGATGGTAATAACTTTGGCAGGATGGCCCTGTTGGAAGAGTCTAAAACAAAACCCTTCGGCATTATCTGGGACTATTATTGTCAGGAATCCGGAACTATTACAGATCGTGAGCTGATTGCTGATGTAATGGCTTATGAAAAATCTGAACTATCAGGGAGACAGTAG
- a CDS encoding class II aldolase/adducin family protein codes for MSLDKLIAISNAYGTDMEYVIAGGGNTSWKTDEYMYVKGSGTELATIKEKGFVKVELPKLDKIWSRTYSEDADQREEEVLVDLMASRFPSEMDKRPSVETLLHALLPFSYVVHTHPTLVNGITCSRKGAETIEKLFKEKAIWVPIINPGYILAKEVKSEIEKHIARGNDFPQMIFLQNHGVFVTANSVEEIDSIYKDMFTVIKAEIRTFPSTEEISVDSDSLTKAENIIKSSIKDSVVVSAFANKDILEMSESADAFAPLELSMTPDHIVYYGFKPVYSDSVESLKSDISAYIREHGVNPRLAVVKGVGAFAFNSSSTLTETSKRLFLDDVKVAVYSSSFGGYQFMPEDQINFIRNWEVEKYRVSLTK; via the coding sequence ATGAGCCTTGATAAACTGATAGCCATTTCCAATGCCTATGGAACTGATATGGAGTATGTAATTGCCGGAGGTGGTAATACATCCTGGAAGACCGATGAATATATGTATGTGAAGGGGTCCGGCACAGAGCTGGCTACCATTAAAGAAAAGGGATTTGTAAAGGTTGAACTCCCTAAGCTTGATAAAATCTGGTCCAGAACCTATTCCGAGGATGCGGATCAGAGAGAGGAAGAGGTTTTGGTAGACCTCATGGCCTCCCGATTTCCTTCAGAAATGGATAAGAGACCCAGTGTAGAAACCCTGTTACATGCTCTTCTGCCCTTCAGTTATGTTGTACATACCCATCCCACTCTGGTAAATGGAATCACATGCAGCCGGAAAGGTGCTGAAACAATAGAAAAACTGTTTAAAGAAAAAGCAATCTGGGTTCCTATTATCAATCCCGGTTATATCCTTGCCAAAGAGGTGAAATCTGAAATTGAAAAGCACATAGCCAGGGGAAATGACTTTCCACAGATGATTTTTCTGCAGAATCATGGAGTTTTTGTTACAGCGAACTCAGTTGAGGAAATAGATTCTATCTATAAAGATATGTTTACAGTCATCAAAGCCGAAATCAGGACTTTCCCATCAACAGAAGAGATCTCTGTGGATAGTGACTCTCTTACAAAAGCGGAGAATATTATAAAAAGCTCCATTAAAGATTCTGTGGTTGTCAGTGCTTTTGCAAACAAGGATATTCTGGAGATGTCAGAGTCTGCGGATGCATTCGCCCCCCTCGAACTGTCCATGACTCCCGACCATATCGTCTACTACGGCTTCAAACCTGTCTATTCAGACAGTGTGGAATCTTTGAAGAGTGATATAAGTGCCTATATCAGGGAACATGGAGTAAATCCCCGCCTTGCCGTTGTTAAAGGGGTGGGTGCATTTGCTTTTAACAGCAGTTCCACCCTCACTGAGACGAGTAAGAGATTGTTTCTGGATGATGTTAAGGTCGCTGTGTATTCTTCAAGTTTTGGTGGGTATCAGTTTATGCCTGAGGATCAAATCAATTTCATAAGAAACTGGGAAGTGGAAAAATACCGCGTATCCCTCACTAAATAA
- a CDS encoding FGGY-family carbohydrate kinase, producing MNYAILDIGKTNKKIVIYDEELNQVDSVYESIPTISFEELEVENTLEIESWFYKNLKVLSARYNIRSLSISAHGATCACIDKEGELSVPVVAYTNEVPEEFHEEFYKELGSSDTLQQETGTAQVKPLINLAKLIYFMKKRFPLEYERTDKILMYPQYFAYRLTGCVSADYTYTGCHTYLWDFKKWKWSAVAEKLGLIPKLPENVQNPGDVLGKISSAIAERCGLSTDTIVTVGLHDSNSSLIPYLINGEKDFILNSTGTWCVVMHPSEEYSFTEEEIGKTVFFNISARQELVKTAIFMGGLEFETYMTQLQNLNNTDDFPDFNREIVQSAIDNTDFIIPGVVRGAGQFPDSMPGVYAGETYYSLSEINEGRFPEFFSNFIYAHAVLNLSLAVQSAVALERVSFSKGTPIYIEGGFRRNDVYKKLLASMYPDSPVYTTNIEEASSFGAALSAKAAYENIELEELSEFVNIDMKLVNPEKLENLQIYRESFLKKII from the coding sequence ATGAATTATGCAATACTGGATATTGGAAAGACTAATAAAAAGATAGTTATATATGATGAAGAGCTCAATCAGGTCGATTCGGTTTACGAGTCAATTCCCACCATCTCCTTTGAAGAACTGGAAGTGGAAAACACCCTGGAGATTGAGAGCTGGTTTTATAAAAATCTGAAAGTGCTGAGTGCCAGATATAACATTCGCAGCCTTTCCATATCCGCACATGGAGCAACTTGTGCCTGTATTGATAAAGAGGGTGAGCTCTCTGTGCCTGTTGTTGCCTATACCAATGAAGTTCCTGAAGAATTTCATGAGGAATTCTATAAAGAGCTGGGGAGCAGTGACACTCTCCAGCAGGAGACCGGAACAGCCCAGGTCAAACCGCTGATCAATCTGGCAAAATTGATCTATTTTATGAAAAAGCGATTCCCTTTAGAATATGAAAGAACTGATAAAATTCTTATGTATCCTCAGTATTTTGCCTACAGACTGACCGGATGTGTTTCAGCAGATTATACCTATACCGGATGCCATACCTACCTGTGGGACTTTAAGAAATGGAAATGGTCTGCAGTCGCCGAAAAACTGGGACTGATTCCCAAGCTGCCTGAAAACGTTCAGAACCCGGGAGATGTCCTGGGGAAAATAAGCTCAGCCATCGCAGAACGATGCGGCCTCAGTACGGACACCATCGTAACAGTGGGGCTCCATGATTCAAATTCCTCCCTGATCCCTTACCTGATAAATGGAGAGAAGGATTTTATTCTCAACTCCACAGGTACCTGGTGTGTGGTTATGCATCCATCTGAAGAATACTCCTTTACAGAAGAGGAGATCGGTAAAACCGTTTTCTTTAATATTTCGGCCAGACAGGAACTGGTTAAAACAGCCATATTTATGGGTGGCCTCGAGTTTGAAACCTATATGACTCAGCTTCAGAATCTGAATAATACCGATGATTTCCCTGACTTTAACAGAGAGATAGTTCAGTCCGCCATTGATAATACTGATTTTATTATTCCCGGAGTTGTGCGGGGAGCAGGCCAGTTTCCAGATTCCATGCCCGGAGTCTATGCTGGTGAGACATACTATTCTTTAAGTGAAATCAATGAAGGGAGGTTTCCTGAGTTCTTTTCTAATTTTATATACGCCCATGCCGTGCTCAATCTTTCACTGGCGGTTCAAAGCGCTGTAGCTCTGGAGAGGGTCTCTTTTTCCAAGGGCACTCCCATCTATATAGAGGGTGGATTCCGGCGTAATGATGTATATAAGAAGCTGCTGGCAAGCATGTATCCCGATTCACCGGTGTATACAACGAACATTGAAGAGGCCTCCTCCTTCGGAGCTGCACTTTCGGCAAAAGCAGCCTATGAAAACATTGAATTGGAAGAGCTCAGTGAGTTTGTAAACATTGATATGAAATTGGTTAATCCTGAAAAGCTGGAAAATTTACAGATCTACAGAGAGAGCTTTTTGAAAAAGATAATTTGA
- a CDS encoding AraC family transcriptional regulator gives MSINIALYRKYLPISDVARDWGLWCTDAGASEIKKGAPYPAVPKSHPDAFTKGLSSGLGRVIQEFQLIYITKGQGTFRWTTRDGINHEAPVEAGTAMILFPGIWHSYAPDKLTGWNEYWVGFQGDIPLTLQKKGLLDVNKPVCNVGLHEDLFADYREIFSIIDQEPPAFQMILGGLILKMLGRVTSLTQEGGMATGMERTLRKAKIYFEEHLEGNLEMDDLLERVNMSYSTFQRSFKEYTGLSPYRYFLQLKIHEACRLLMENNLTIKEIAFRLSFENPYYFSRLFKKKTGMTPTEWQRGALLSEERPDGK, from the coding sequence GTGTCAATAAATATAGCCCTGTACAGGAAATATCTCCCCATTAGTGATGTTGCCAGAGACTGGGGTCTCTGGTGTACAGACGCCGGGGCATCAGAAATAAAAAAAGGGGCTCCCTACCCCGCAGTACCAAAGAGCCATCCCGATGCCTTTACTAAGGGTCTTTCAAGCGGATTGGGTCGGGTTATCCAGGAATTTCAACTGATATATATAACCAAAGGACAGGGAACGTTCCGATGGACTACCAGGGATGGCATAAATCATGAAGCTCCCGTAGAAGCAGGTACGGCGATGATTCTGTTCCCGGGGATATGGCATAGCTATGCACCTGATAAATTAACCGGCTGGAATGAATACTGGGTTGGATTCCAGGGTGATATCCCCCTGACTCTACAGAAGAAGGGCCTCCTGGATGTGAATAAGCCTGTATGTAATGTCGGTCTTCATGAAGATCTGTTTGCCGACTACAGGGAAATTTTTTCTATAATTGACCAGGAGCCCCCTGCTTTCCAAATGATCCTGGGCGGTCTGATCCTGAAGATGCTGGGGAGGGTTACCAGCCTGACTCAGGAGGGCGGCATGGCCACCGGAATGGAGAGGACTCTAAGAAAGGCAAAAATTTACTTTGAAGAACATCTTGAAGGGAATCTGGAAATGGATGATCTTCTTGAAAGGGTAAACATGAGTTACAGTACCTTTCAGCGCTCTTTCAAGGAATATACAGGCCTCTCTCCCTACCGTTACTTTTTACAGTTAAAGATTCATGAAGCCTGTAGGCTGCTTATGGAAAACAATTTAACTATAAAGGAAATAGCCTTCAGACTTTCTTTTGAAAATCCCTATTATTTTTCTAGATTGTTTAAGAAAAAAACAGGAATGACACCCACAGAATGGCAGAGGGGAGCTCTACTTTCTGAGGAGCGACCAGATGGAAAATAA
- a CDS encoding substrate-binding domain-containing protein — protein MKKVLSVVLVLIFCTAGIFASGQSDSDEKMTIGFSVYDMQYGFFQDMEKGTREKAEELGYNFVLHDQKSDEALMVSGCQDLIVQGIHALIVSPVKPPAIGPVVEAAHEAGIPVILDDIGGGGSAYDAIVISDNFGGGALAGDYVIDQLKSSGGSKEVAIIKVEPSAVYAIRRGEGFKKAVTDAGYKVVTELSGHSKPEEGYKIMQDILVAHPAVQAVFAENDPMAAAAAQAAVDAGRSDILIIGFNGDGVALDAIKAGTMAATVQQVPYEMGKMTVVLADAAIKGKALKYDNAESREIYVPVNLITTENIDQY, from the coding sequence ATGAAAAAAGTTTTAAGCGTTGTATTGGTTTTAATTTTCTGCACTGCGGGAATCTTTGCCAGTGGACAATCTGATTCCGATGAGAAAATGACAATCGGGTTTTCGGTTTATGACATGCAGTATGGTTTTTTTCAGGACATGGAAAAAGGAACTAGAGAAAAAGCTGAGGAACTTGGATATAACTTTGTTCTTCACGATCAGAAGTCAGATGAAGCTCTTATGGTTTCCGGCTGCCAGGACCTCATCGTGCAGGGAATTCATGCCCTGATCGTCTCTCCTGTAAAGCCTCCTGCCATCGGTCCTGTTGTTGAGGCCGCTCATGAGGCGGGAATCCCTGTCATCCTCGATGATATAGGTGGCGGTGGATCAGCTTATGATGCCATTGTCATCTCCGATAACTTTGGTGGTGGTGCTCTGGCTGGAGATTATGTCATTGATCAGCTTAAAAGTTCCGGTGGTTCAAAAGAAGTAGCAATTATCAAAGTTGAGCCTTCTGCAGTATATGCTATCCGCCGTGGTGAAGGTTTTAAAAAAGCTGTAACTGATGCTGGGTATAAAGTGGTTACCGAACTTTCCGGACACAGTAAACCGGAAGAAGGCTACAAGATAATGCAGGATATTCTAGTTGCTCATCCAGCTGTTCAGGCTGTTTTTGCAGAAAATGATCCTATGGCCGCTGCCGCAGCTCAGGCCGCTGTTGATGCAGGACGCAGTGATATTCTGATCATCGGATTTAACGGTGATGGTGTTGCTCTGGATGCTATCAAGGCCGGTACCATGGCAGCTACAGTTCAGCAGGTTCCTTATGAAATGGGCAAGATGACAGTGGTTTTGGCTGATGCAGCTATTAAGGGTAAAGCCCTTAAATATGATAATGCAGAATCTAGAGAAATCTACGTTCCTGTTAATCTGATTACCACTGAAAACATCGACCAGTACTAA
- a CDS encoding sugar ABC transporter ATP-binding protein: MDFAIRVSNISKTFPGVKALTDVSLDIIAGETHSVVGENGAGKSTLMKILGGVYIPDSGDLEVEGSIVRFKHPVDSQHAGIAVIYQEFNLMDDLSVAENIFANRLPLKAGFIDRKRLIQDTTTLLKRLDLPLDPAIEVGRLSVAEKQMTEIAKAVSLDASVIIMDEPTAALSDAEVTRLFDIIKDLKSQGKTIIYISHRMKEIFDVSDRVTVLRDGTLVGTAPLAELDEDAIVKMMVGRDVKAFYRHPDSTVGEDVLCVENISRAPHFEDISFTVKAGEILGLGGLMGCGREEICQSLYGLDSLDSGHVSINGVPVSFKTPAAAMKSGIAYVTDDRKESGIFPLMGVQDNLTINTLPDLSRGGGMFLPPKRETAVLETYTDLMNISYSGPGQIVRDLSGGNQQKAVLGRALARSCKVLLLLEPTRGIDVGTKGEIYELLDSLTDKGLAIILISSDLPELISLSHRIAVIRDGKIAGMLKGDEIEENRIMKIATGAEVSQ; this comes from the coding sequence ATGGATTTTGCCATTCGGGTTAGTAATATCTCGAAAACCTTCCCTGGTGTGAAGGCTTTGACAGATGTCTCTCTTGATATTATTGCAGGTGAGACTCATTCCGTTGTTGGTGAAAACGGTGCCGGAAAAAGTACATTAATGAAGATTCTGGGGGGTGTGTATATTCCGGATTCAGGTGATCTGGAAGTGGAAGGGAGCATTGTCCGCTTCAAACACCCTGTTGATTCTCAACATGCAGGCATCGCTGTAATTTATCAGGAATTCAATTTAATGGATGATCTTTCTGTGGCTGAAAATATTTTTGCCAACAGACTCCCCCTGAAGGCGGGATTTATAGATAGAAAGAGACTTATTCAAGATACCACAACACTGTTGAAACGGCTGGATCTTCCCCTTGATCCTGCAATTGAGGTCGGCAGGCTGAGTGTGGCCGAAAAGCAGATGACCGAAATTGCCAAAGCAGTCAGCCTGGATGCATCGGTCATCATTATGGATGAACCTACGGCGGCCTTGAGTGATGCCGAGGTGACTCGCTTATTCGATATTATTAAAGATCTGAAATCTCAGGGTAAAACCATTATTTATATATCACACAGGATGAAAGAAATATTTGATGTGTCTGACAGGGTGACAGTCCTGCGTGACGGCACCCTTGTGGGTACTGCTCCGTTGGCAGAACTGGATGAAGATGCCATTGTCAAAATGATGGTCGGGAGGGATGTCAAAGCTTTTTACAGACATCCCGACAGCACTGTCGGAGAGGATGTACTCTGTGTTGAAAATATCAGCAGGGCCCCCCATTTTGAAGATATTTCATTCACCGTAAAAGCGGGTGAAATACTCGGATTGGGCGGACTTATGGGCTGTGGACGTGAAGAAATCTGTCAGTCCCTATACGGTCTTGATTCACTGGACTCGGGTCATGTGTCAATTAACGGAGTTCCTGTGTCATTTAAGACACCCGCGGCAGCCATGAAGTCAGGGATTGCCTATGTCACAGATGACAGGAAGGAATCGGGTATATTCCCTCTTATGGGAGTGCAGGACAACCTGACAATAAACACGCTTCCAGATCTTAGCCGGGGAGGAGGAATGTTCCTACCTCCCAAGAGGGAAACTGCAGTTCTGGAAACTTATACAGATCTGATGAATATCAGTTATTCAGGTCCCGGGCAGATTGTACGGGACCTCAGCGGCGGGAACCAGCAGAAAGCCGTTCTTGGAAGAGCTCTGGCCCGATCCTGTAAGGTCCTTCTGTTGCTAGAACCCACACGGGGTATTGATGTGGGAACCAAGGGAGAGATCTATGAGCTGTTAGATTCGCTGACAGATAAAGGACTGGCTATCATCCTTATCTCCTCCGATCTTCCCGAACTCATATCCCTGAGTCACAGAATTGCTGTTATCAGAGACGGTAAAATAGCCGGTATGCTGAAAGGCGATGAAATTGAGGAGAACCGCATCATGAAAATTGCTACGGGAGCAGAGGTATCGCAGTGA
- a CDS encoding ABC transporter permease, with amino-acid sequence MKIWERYGIYFLALFTLGMFAILTPNILSGQNILNLLSQVSMVAIAGVGMTFAITAGGFDLSIGSQVSIATCILGINIPRYGLIPSLGLLVLAGILLGLFNGFIITKLKIQTFVATLATMTIYRGFALLYTQGRDATIYGHLDIKVFSSGKVGFIPVPVIIMITLYVVASVIYRWTPFGVWVRGVGSGEDAARISGIPVDRVISGVFVMTSLTTMISGTILTSQLLTGNGRLGQGFELEVITATILGGTALAGGKGNLWGTLVAAIMLGIIKNGLNLLGVPDFYQRLVTGLILIAALSVNTLSVRLANRRLK; translated from the coding sequence GTGAAAATATGGGAAAGATACGGTATCTACTTTTTAGCTCTTTTTACCCTGGGGATGTTTGCAATCCTTACACCCAACATCCTCTCCGGGCAGAATATACTCAACCTTTTGTCTCAGGTTTCCATGGTGGCCATAGCCGGTGTGGGAATGACTTTTGCTATAACAGCCGGAGGATTTGACCTTTCAATCGGTTCTCAGGTTTCCATTGCAACCTGTATTCTTGGAATCAATATTCCCCGCTATGGTCTTATACCATCCCTGGGACTTCTTGTTCTGGCAGGAATTCTACTGGGTCTGTTCAATGGATTTATTATTACAAAATTGAAAATACAGACCTTTGTTGCCACCCTGGCAACAATGACGATTTATCGTGGATTTGCGCTGCTCTACACACAGGGACGGGATGCAACAATCTACGGACATCTGGATATCAAGGTCTTTTCCAGTGGAAAAGTGGGATTTATTCCTGTTCCGGTTATCATCATGATTACTCTGTATGTTGTGGCATCAGTGATTTACCGATGGACCCCTTTTGGTGTCTGGGTGAGGGGAGTCGGCTCCGGTGAAGATGCAGCCCGTATTTCCGGAATACCCGTAGATAGGGTCATCTCAGGTGTCTTTGTCATGACCAGCCTGACAACCATGATCTCAGGAACCATTCTGACTTCCCAGCTTTTGACAGGAAATGGACGACTGGGGCAGGGCTTCGAATTGGAAGTCATCACGGCAACCATCCTCGGTGGAACTGCTCTGGCCGGTGGTAAGGGGAACCTTTGGGGAACCCTGGTGGCCGCTATCATGCTGGGGATCATAAAGAATGGATTAAATCTCCTGGGAGTTCCTGATTTCTATCAGCGACTTGTCACTGGACTTATTCTCATCGCAGCTCTCAGTGTTAATACCCTCAGCGTCAGACTCGCTAACAGGAGATTAAAATGA
- a CDS encoding ABC transporter permease: protein MKNRNNIKKILGSAFADKGILFALLLLWIIGIVANRNFRNPLIFLNIAREASFVGFSAIGMTFLIITGDFDLSVGSLLALLAIITVSIVGVLGLVPTILIVVLLGAVAGGINGTLSAVMGIPAFIATLAMYFVYRALAFIVSDGNPVQFQEKWFTSLGNGKFLGIPIPFITFLILVLVMSYVLRYTLFGRWILSVGNSTKASVLSGIPVVKTRLGAFILTGAFTGLAAIFLSSRLWSANPGMKYGYEFEVISAVVLGGTSLKGGKGSVVNTFIASLFFASMATTMNLFQIDSYMQRVVIGFVLLAAFSMSGVRDRIEEYMRVRQNRLHLSNSKGDQS, encoded by the coding sequence ATGAAGAATCGTAACAATATAAAAAAGATTCTGGGCTCTGCCTTTGCAGACAAAGGAATTCTCTTTGCTCTGCTCCTCCTCTGGATTATCGGAATTGTTGCCAACAGGAATTTCCGAAATCCCCTCATATTTCTGAATATCGCCCGTGAAGCCTCATTTGTCGGTTTTTCGGCTATAGGAATGACCTTTCTTATTATCACGGGAGACTTTGATCTCTCCGTAGGTTCCCTTCTGGCCCTATTGGCCATCATCACTGTGTCTATTGTGGGTGTTTTGGGCCTGGTTCCTACAATTTTAATTGTTGTCCTTCTGGGAGCTGTTGCGGGAGGTATAAACGGAACCTTATCTGCTGTCATGGGTATTCCGGCTTTTATCGCTACACTGGCTATGTACTTTGTCTACAGGGCCCTTGCCTTCATTGTCTCCGATGGAAACCCTGTTCAATTTCAGGAAAAGTGGTTCACATCCCTGGGGAATGGCAAGTTTCTGGGTATTCCCATCCCCTTCATAACATTTCTAATCCTGGTACTGGTCATGTCCTACGTACTCAGGTACACCCTGTTCGGGCGATGGATACTATCTGTAGGAAACTCAACAAAAGCCAGTGTCCTCTCGGGTATTCCTGTTGTCAAAACAAGGCTTGGAGCCTTTATCCTGACCGGTGCCTTTACGGGTCTCGCAGCGATCTTTTTAAGTTCCCGTCTCTGGTCGGCTAATCCGGGGATGAAATACGGTTATGAGTTTGAAGTGATCTCTGCCGTGGTTCTGGGTGGAACCAGCCTTAAAGGGGGAAAGGGGAGTGTGGTCAACACCTTTATTGCCTCTCTCTTCTTCGCCTCTATGGCCACGACTATGAACCTCTTTCAGATTGATTCCTATATGCAGAGGGTGGTCATAGGATTTGTTCTTCTGGCAGCCTTTTCCATGTCAGGTGTACGTGACCGTATTGAAGAGTATATGCGTGTTCGTCAGAATAGACTTCACCTTTCAAATTCGAAAGGGGATCAATCATGA